The following proteins are co-located in the Campylobacter concisus genome:
- a CDS encoding copper resistance protein NlpE, protein MKYLFAILISFFILGCAKNENLEPKQNTQNTVKEDKPLVQANTPKKPEKLILPNSIYSSFHTILPCPNCEGIKTIITLNKDKTYTKTMLTMDKEVSLVEKNGTFDVDDSVIILKDENGNLSYFVPNKNSLLQLDDKKNKRVGVLAQIYNFEPVNKAYKDSFFAKFYKFKNKDNFLDTVIVPSKNGAKISFYSSLKNGSPLCEFSSELLYDKGIFYLLDEKGIALSIHRINNAIFLVASDKICKNAHISGRYKKDKDQKNLFGKGFFAELTNESANRDVIKIYGSKNIKRDNTKKGNSYIVTNKNERIFEYTLLNGIITSIEIYSNEFKTPENISLKSNFKDIKNSLVISKFSSDKNNIYLKIDSHDMLITLKNPLAKDITSLNDIPDETKIEQITLMWNQ, encoded by the coding sequence ATGAAATATCTTTTTGCCATACTTATCTCATTTTTCATCCTTGGCTGCGCAAAAAATGAAAATTTAGAGCCAAAACAAAACACACAAAATACAGTAAAAGAAGACAAACCACTAGTTCAGGCAAATACACCCAAAAAGCCAGAAAAGCTAATACTTCCAAACTCAATTTATAGTAGTTTTCACACTATTTTGCCTTGCCCAAATTGCGAAGGCATAAAAACTATCATTACGCTAAATAAAGATAAAACCTACACAAAAACAATGCTTACTATGGATAAAGAAGTAAGCTTGGTTGAAAAAAATGGTACATTTGATGTTGATGATAGTGTTATCATTTTAAAAGATGAAAATGGCAATCTTAGCTACTTTGTGCCAAATAAAAACTCTCTTCTTCAGCTTGATGACAAGAAAAATAAGCGAGTTGGCGTGCTAGCTCAAATTTATAATTTCGAGCCGGTAAATAAAGCTTACAAAGATAGTTTTTTTGCTAAATTTTATAAATTTAAAAACAAAGATAACTTTTTAGACACTGTAATCGTACCAAGTAAAAATGGTGCGAAAATAAGTTTTTATTCATCATTAAAAAATGGCTCACCACTTTGCGAGTTTAGTTCGGAGCTACTTTACGACAAGGGAATTTTTTACCTTTTAGATGAAAAAGGCATTGCTCTAAGCATACACAGGATAAATAATGCAATTTTTCTAGTAGCAAGCGATAAAATTTGTAAAAATGCTCACATAAGCGGACGATATAAAAAAGATAAAGATCAAAAAAATCTCTTTGGCAAAGGCTTTTTTGCAGAGCTGACAAACGAATCAGCAAATAGAGATGTGATAAAAATTTATGGCTCAAAAAACATAAAACGGGATAACACAAAAAAAGGAAACAGCTACATCGTAACAAACAAAAATGAAAGAATTTTTGAATACACCTTACTAAATGGCATTATCACAAGCATTGAAATTTACTCAAACGAGTTTAAAACTCCAGAAAATATCAGCCTTAAATCAAATTTCAAAGATATAAAAAATTCTCTTGTTATCTCTAAATTTAGTAGTGACAAAAACAATATCTATCTAAAAATAGATAGCCACGATATGCTAATCACACTAAAAAATCCACTTGCCAAAGATATAACAAGCCTAAACGATATCCCAGATGAAACAAAGATAGAGCAAATAACGCTAATGTGGAATCAATAA
- a CDS encoding MFS transporter has protein sequence MKGYLKLLKEEKNFRLLSIIQLICYFGVWFSHTGIFTLLIKLDAPVWAITLSAAMAFIPGVVIAPFSGILVDKFSPKPMLVIMMAVETISVFMLLFIDSLDFLWLLLLIIFVRNGTGGMYFQVEMSVLPKILSKEHLKLANEIHSIIWAVSYTAGMGLAGVYIHFFGIKSAFLLDGILYILSFGFLYFLNLQGLKPEFIEKPLKMLKNGLVYLKENRLIVHLIFLHAFVGITAYDALIALLADYKYANLLSTSLIIGLLNTSRSISLMFAPAILSKFINKNTLIFVYIGQGLGIIIWALSLWNFYLSLIGIIFAGFCTSSLWSYTYTMLQQNCKKEFYGRVIAYNDMVFLGFSALISFIIGLLYDIGLSVEMIASFMGSLFFVGAFYYHIVLKSYKIR, from the coding sequence TTGAAAGGATATCTTAAACTCTTAAAAGAAGAGAAAAATTTTCGCCTCTTAAGCATCATTCAGCTTATATGCTATTTTGGCGTATGGTTTTCGCACACAGGTATTTTTACCCTTCTTATCAAGCTTGACGCTCCTGTCTGGGCGATCACACTAAGTGCAGCGATGGCATTTATTCCAGGTGTTGTCATAGCTCCATTTAGTGGAATTTTAGTTGATAAATTTAGCCCAAAACCAATGCTTGTTATCATGATGGCAGTTGAGACGATAAGCGTTTTCATGCTTCTTTTTATAGACTCACTTGATTTTTTATGGCTACTTTTACTTATCATTTTTGTTAGAAATGGCACTGGTGGAATGTATTTTCAAGTAGAGATGAGCGTACTGCCAAAAATTTTAAGCAAAGAACATCTCAAACTCGCAAACGAGATCCACTCTATCATCTGGGCGGTCTCATATACCGCTGGCATGGGGCTTGCTGGAGTTTATATACATTTTTTTGGGATAAAAAGCGCCTTTTTGCTTGATGGCATACTATACATTCTTAGCTTTGGATTTTTATATTTTTTAAATTTGCAAGGTCTAAAGCCAGAATTTATAGAAAAACCACTAAAAATGCTAAAAAATGGTCTTGTGTATTTAAAAGAAAATAGACTCATCGTGCATCTTATATTTTTGCACGCCTTTGTTGGCATTACCGCTTATGACGCGTTGATCGCGCTTTTGGCTGATTACAAATATGCAAATTTACTCTCGACATCATTAATTATAGGACTATTAAATACTTCAAGATCCATTTCACTTATGTTTGCTCCAGCCATACTTAGTAAATTTATAAATAAAAATACGCTTATTTTCGTATATATCGGTCAAGGCCTTGGTATCATTATTTGGGCTTTATCGCTTTGGAATTTTTATCTATCGCTTATTGGCATTATATTTGCTGGATTTTGCACATCAAGTCTTTGGAGCTACACCTATACGATGCTTCAGCAAAACTGCAAAAAAGAATTTTATGGCCGAGTGATTGCATATAACGATATGGTTTTTCTTGGCTTTAGTGCTCTCATTTCATTTATCATTGGTCTGCTTTATGATATTGGACTTAGCGTTGAGATGATTGCAAGTTTTATGGGAAGCCTCTTTTTTGTAGGGGCTTTTTACTATCACATCGTATTAAAAAGCTACAAAATAAGATGA
- a CDS encoding FecCD family ABC transporter permease, whose translation MKNANFSLVAIFLALLTLLCAFVALGVGRFYIPFSDVFSVLAHGFGFGEGAASNITNVIENLRIPRIIAAILVGAALSVSGAAYQGVFKNQLVSPDLLGVSAGACVGAATAIIFDLSLFWVQAFAFGFGLAAVAITLAIPKMMGRTSTLMLVLSGIIVSGLMGSVIGFLKYVADPETKLPDIVYWQLGSLAKLDSENLKFIAPVMIICAILLIAMSWRINLLSLGDESAARLGVNVAFERAIVIICATLLTACSVCISGIVAWVGLLMPHLARMLVGANNIKSMPASIFMGAIFLLFVDTLARSISVSEVPLGVLTGFIGTVFFVWVLWRNKKVA comes from the coding sequence ATGAAAAACGCAAATTTTTCGCTAGTTGCTATATTTTTAGCCCTGCTCACGCTTCTTTGTGCCTTTGTAGCTCTTGGTGTTGGTAGATTTTACATACCATTTAGCGACGTCTTTAGCGTGCTCGCTCACGGCTTTGGCTTTGGCGAGGGGGCAGCTAGCAACATCACAAATGTGATAGAAAATTTGCGTATACCTCGTATCATCGCAGCTATCCTTGTTGGAGCCGCTCTTAGCGTGAGTGGTGCAGCCTATCAAGGCGTCTTTAAAAACCAGCTAGTAAGCCCAGACCTTCTAGGTGTCTCAGCAGGTGCTTGCGTGGGAGCTGCCACTGCTATCATCTTTGATCTATCGCTATTTTGGGTGCAGGCTTTTGCATTTGGCTTTGGTCTAGCAGCTGTTGCTATCACTCTAGCCATACCAAAGATGATGGGGCGCACGAGCACACTCATGCTAGTTCTTTCTGGTATCATCGTAAGTGGACTAATGGGCTCGGTGATCGGCTTTTTAAAATATGTCGCCGACCCAGAGACAAAGCTACCTGACATCGTCTATTGGCAACTTGGAAGCCTAGCAAAGCTTGATAGCGAGAATTTAAAATTTATAGCCCCAGTGATGATCATCTGCGCCATTTTACTAATCGCCATGAGCTGGCGTATAAATTTACTCTCTCTTGGCGACGAGAGTGCAGCAAGACTTGGCGTAAATGTCGCTTTTGAACGCGCTATCGTTATCATATGCGCTACGCTTCTTACAGCATGTAGCGTTTGCATAAGCGGTATAGTCGCTTGGGTGGGACTTCTCATGCCTCACTTAGCTCGCATGCTAGTTGGTGCAAATAACATAAAAAGCATGCCTGCAAGCATATTTATGGGTGCGATATTTTTACTATTTGTCGATACTTTAGCGCGCAGCATAAGCGTGAGCGAAGTGCCCCTTGGCGTACTTACTGGCTTTATCGGCACAGTATTTTTTGTCTGGGTCTTGTGGCGAAATAAAAAGGTTGCATAA
- a CDS encoding M16 family metallopeptidase produces the protein MKILNINVKNVKIPVVFESSKTMPVVSLKLVFKAAGSSQNGKLAGLARLSANLLNEGDMKLGSAKFAKELEVRAISLNASCGFETFCIDLNCLKEHFAFACGKLKELISAPNLTDEILNRCKTVTLGEIAANENDFDYLARQGLFELLYPKSVLAQPSIGTKKSIKAITLEDVSKFLNEHLDLSNLLCVLGGDIDEKQTKELASVLEILKPGKVRKLERFSPSNKCETSEIVRQSEQAYIYFGAPFNVRPEEKYKAAVATFILGEGGFGSRLMEEIRVKRGLAYSAYARNLLNLSYSQLYGYMQTKNEKKDEAIAVIKEEILKFSKKGVSNAELEQAKKFLLGSLPLRLETLFKRLDIAQGEFYEHGELGVFLKDLDKISALSLSELNSFIKTHAEINQLSFCVLKNEI, from the coding sequence ATGAAAATTTTAAATATCAATGTAAAAAATGTAAAAATCCCAGTCGTTTTTGAAAGCTCAAAAACGATGCCAGTAGTGAGCCTAAAACTAGTTTTTAAAGCAGCTGGTAGTTCGCAAAATGGCAAGCTCGCAGGCCTTGCAAGGCTAAGTGCAAATTTGCTAAACGAGGGCGATATGAAGCTAGGCTCAGCTAAATTTGCTAAAGAGCTTGAAGTAAGGGCGATCAGCCTAAATGCAAGCTGCGGCTTTGAGACATTTTGTATCGATCTAAACTGCCTAAAAGAGCACTTTGCCTTTGCGTGCGGCAAACTAAAAGAGCTTATAAGCGCTCCAAATTTAACTGATGAAATTTTAAATAGGTGCAAAACCGTGACACTTGGCGAGATCGCAGCAAATGAAAACGACTTTGACTACTTGGCAAGGCAAGGGCTTTTTGAGCTTTTATACCCAAAAAGCGTGCTTGCTCAGCCAAGCATTGGCACGAAAAAGAGCATAAAAGCGATCACGCTTGAAGATGTGAGCAAATTTTTAAACGAGCATTTAGACCTTTCAAATTTGCTTTGCGTGCTAGGTGGCGACATCGATGAGAAGCAGACAAAAGAGCTTGCTAGCGTTTTAGAAATTTTAAAACCTGGTAAGGTGCGAAAGCTAGAGCGTTTTAGTCCAAGCAATAAGTGCGAAACCAGCGAGATAGTAAGGCAAAGCGAGCAGGCATACATCTACTTTGGCGCACCATTTAACGTGAGACCTGAGGAGAAATACAAGGCCGCAGTGGCGACATTTATCTTGGGCGAGGGTGGCTTTGGCTCGAGGCTCATGGAGGAGATCCGCGTGAAAAGAGGGCTTGCATACAGCGCCTACGCTAGAAATTTGCTAAATCTCTCTTACAGCCAGCTATACGGCTACATGCAGACAAAAAATGAAAAAAAAGATGAGGCTATCGCTGTTATAAAAGAGGAAATTTTAAAATTTAGTAAAAAAGGCGTTAGCAATGCCGAGCTTGAGCAGGCAAAGAAATTCTTACTTGGTTCGTTACCTCTTAGGCTAGAGACGCTATTTAAACGCCTTGATATCGCGCAGGGCGAGTTTTACGAGCATGGCGAGCTTGGGGTATTTTTAAAGGACCTTGATAAAATTTCAGCCCTTTCGCTAAGCGAGCTAAATAGCTTCATAAAAACCCACGCAGAGATCAATCAGCTAAGTTTTTGCGTTTTAAAAAATGAAATTTGA
- a CDS encoding copper resistance protein NlpE: protein MKNFIFALSAALLLAGCASSSQNANVPQGKCEVKSSCEAPVNSIEGTYKAFLPCASCMGVDSRLTLKKDGTFESVMDYKSKDNYKAVSKGKYSIENGVITTIDEYKEKSFYKIEGENLKMLDMDQKEVTGELKDKYIFKRVK from the coding sequence ATGAAAAATTTTATATTTGCACTAAGTGCGGCCCTACTTTTGGCAGGTTGTGCCTCATCTAGCCAAAATGCAAACGTCCCACAAGGCAAATGTGAAGTAAAAAGTAGCTGCGAAGCTCCAGTTAATAGCATCGAGGGCACTTATAAAGCATTTTTACCTTGCGCTAGCTGCATGGGTGTTGATTCACGCTTAACATTAAAAAAAGATGGTACATTTGAAAGCGTGATGGACTACAAGTCAAAAGACAACTACAAAGCCGTTAGTAAAGGCAAATACTCAATCGAAAATGGCGTGATAACAACGATTGATGAGTATAAAGAAAAGAGCTTTTATAAGATCGAGGGAGAGAACCTAAAAATGCTAGATATGGATCAAAAAGAGGTCACTGGCGAGCTAAAAGATAAATACATCTTTAAACGCGTAAAATAA
- a CDS encoding NfeD family protein → MISPFIMIAIGALLCVAELMLFSFYLLFFGLSFIIVGAINFGFNFEWSFQILAVLVLAFILLVLLKAPLKSKFMAKKESFNEEFLDEAGVGEIRENMVYFKGTLWKYDGNLTNGEKVTVLGTKGDKVILK, encoded by the coding sequence GTGATAAGTCCTTTTATAATGATAGCCATAGGCGCGCTCTTGTGCGTGGCTGAGCTTATGCTATTTTCATTTTATCTGCTCTTTTTTGGCTTATCTTTTATCATCGTTGGGGCGATAAATTTTGGCTTTAATTTTGAGTGGAGCTTTCAAATTTTGGCTGTCCTAGTGCTTGCCTTTATCTTACTTGTACTCTTAAAGGCGCCGTTAAAGAGTAAATTTATGGCTAAAAAAGAGAGCTTTAATGAGGAATTTTTAGACGAGGCTGGAGTTGGCGAGATTAGAGAAAATATGGTCTATTTTAAGGGTACGCTTTGGAAATACGACGGAAATTTGACTAACGGAGAAAAAGTGACGGTTCTTGGCACCAAAGGCGACAAGGTGATATTAAAATAA
- a CDS encoding dehypoxanthine futalosine cyclase: protein MKRLSVNEAIDLIENAPLHELGKMALARKKELHPEGITTFIVDRNINYTNVCWVDCKFCAFYRHAKEEDAYVLSFEEIGKKIEELIAIGGTQILFQGGVHPKLKIEWYEELVGYISKHYPSITIHGFSAVEIDYIARISKISTKEVLRRLNEKGLYSMPGAGAEILSDRVRDIIAPKKCDTADWLRIHKEAHELGIKTTATMMFGTVESTREIVEHWEHVRNLQDETAGFRAFILWSFQGLNTKLMQEFPEIKKQSSNVYLRLLAVSRLFLDNFKNIQSSWVTQGSYVGQLALLFGANDLGSTMMEENVVKAAGASFRMNQDQMIELIKDVGEIPAKRNTNYDILEKF from the coding sequence TTGAAAAGACTTAGTGTAAATGAGGCCATCGATCTTATAGAAAATGCACCGCTTCACGAGCTTGGCAAGATGGCATTAGCTAGAAAAAAAGAGCTTCATCCAGAGGGCATTACGACCTTCATAGTAGATCGCAACATCAACTATACAAACGTCTGCTGGGTGGATTGTAAATTTTGCGCATTTTACCGCCATGCAAAAGAAGAAGACGCTTACGTGCTAAGTTTTGAGGAGATCGGCAAGAAGATCGAGGAGCTAATCGCCATTGGCGGCACGCAAATTTTATTTCAAGGCGGTGTTCATCCAAAGCTAAAGATCGAATGGTACGAGGAGCTTGTTGGCTACATCAGCAAGCACTATCCAAGCATCACGATACATGGCTTCTCAGCCGTTGAAATCGACTATATCGCAAGAATTTCAAAAATTTCTACAAAAGAGGTCTTAAGACGCCTAAACGAAAAGGGCTTATACTCGATGCCAGGGGCTGGAGCGGAGATTTTAAGCGATAGAGTGCGTGACATCATCGCCCCAAAAAAGTGCGACACCGCAGACTGGCTTCGCATACACAAAGAGGCGCACGAGCTTGGCATAAAGACAACTGCTACGATGATGTTTGGCACGGTTGAGAGCACTCGCGAGATCGTAGAGCACTGGGAGCACGTCAGAAATTTACAAGATGAAACGGCTGGATTTAGGGCATTTATACTTTGGAGCTTTCAAGGGCTAAATACAAAGCTCATGCAAGAATTTCCAGAGATCAAAAAGCAAAGCTCGAACGTCTATCTAAGGCTTCTTGCGGTTTCAAGGCTCTTTTTGGATAACTTTAAAAATATCCAAAGCAGCTGGGTCACGCAGGGCAGCTACGTAGGCCAGCTAGCGCTTCTTTTTGGTGCAAATGATCTTGGTAGCACGATGATGGAAGAAAACGTCGTAAAAGCTGCAGGGGCAAGCTTTAGGATGAATCAAGATCAGATGATCGAGCTTATAAAAGATGTCGGAGAAATTCCAGCTAAGCGCAACACAAACTACGATATTTTGGAGAAATTTTAG
- the recG gene encoding ATP-dependent DNA helicase RecG has product MKFEASDRAKLIKIGVLSLLDLALVLPKGFEDTTIAKSPREGQVCINVKITSLASRPGMLTALAFCEPWQSSVKIVIFNAKSWHYGAFKTGKEMAIYGLCSYAFGSWQIVNPKITTKIGQIVPKFKTELKDDEVKKLVLKYINLQNLLAEGLSEREAKFLANLQRLDEQSVQLLYHLKNEGEGVGILKFVEIFNYIKKLSAKKTYFKSLKIKPFDISSWLKSLPFTPTNDQINAINDIRDDLSAVQAKRRVIMGDVGSGKTLVILAAALSVYPQSAILMAPTSILSEQIYNEAKRLLPPFMNVMLVQSGEKKIDFGGANLIVGTHALLFHELPNSPLVMVDEQHRFGSNQRKKIEELASNEDERANFVQFSATPIPRTLSLIQSEIVNFSFLKQMPFKKNITSQILGASEFGFLLTHIKKQLEGGFQIAIIYPLVESSESSNYQSLNEAQGFWLKNFKNVFVTHGKDKEKEENLRRFREEGEILLSTTVVEVGISLPRLNTIVIVGAERLGLATLHQLRGRVGRNGGDGYCFLFTKLKEAPARLKEFCATNDGFKVAELDLKNRQSGDILNGFFQHGATFNFYDYEDDITQAAKARVATLAKNNT; this is encoded by the coding sequence ATGAAATTTGAAGCAAGCGACAGAGCAAAACTTATAAAAATAGGCGTGCTTAGCCTACTTGACCTTGCTCTTGTGCTACCAAAGGGCTTTGAGGATACTACGATCGCTAAGAGCCCAAGAGAAGGGCAGGTCTGCATAAATGTAAAGATCACTTCGCTCGCCTCGCGCCCTGGAATGCTAACGGCACTTGCCTTTTGCGAGCCGTGGCAAAGTAGCGTAAAGATCGTCATTTTTAACGCAAAGTCTTGGCACTACGGCGCTTTTAAGACTGGCAAAGAGATGGCGATATATGGGCTTTGCTCCTATGCCTTTGGCTCGTGGCAGATCGTAAATCCAAAAATCACCACAAAAATAGGTCAGATAGTTCCTAAATTTAAGACCGAGCTAAAAGATGATGAAGTCAAAAAACTTGTTTTAAAATATATAAATTTACAAAATTTATTAGCCGAGGGCTTAAGTGAGCGAGAGGCTAAATTTCTAGCTAACCTTCAAAGACTAGACGAGCAAAGCGTACAACTTTTATATCACCTAAAAAACGAAGGCGAGGGCGTGGGAATCTTAAAATTTGTAGAAATTTTTAACTACATAAAAAAGCTAAGTGCTAAAAAAACCTACTTTAAAAGCCTAAAAATCAAGCCTTTTGACATAAGCTCTTGGCTTAAGAGCTTGCCATTTACGCCGACAAACGACCAGATAAACGCCATAAATGACATCAGAGACGACCTTAGTGCTGTGCAGGCAAAAAGGCGCGTCATAATGGGTGACGTGGGAAGCGGCAAGACGCTTGTGATCCTAGCGGCTGCGCTTAGTGTATATCCTCAAAGTGCCATTTTGATGGCGCCAACAAGTATCTTAAGCGAGCAAATTTACAATGAAGCAAAGAGGCTATTGCCGCCATTTATGAATGTGATGTTGGTTCAAAGTGGAGAGAAAAAGATAGACTTTGGTGGGGCAAATTTGATCGTTGGCACGCATGCGCTGCTCTTTCATGAGCTACCAAACTCACCGCTAGTCATGGTCGATGAGCAGCACCGCTTTGGCTCAAACCAGCGCAAAAAGATAGAGGAGCTGGCCTCAAACGAGGACGAGCGAGCAAATTTTGTGCAGTTTTCGGCTACACCGATACCAAGGACGCTAAGTTTGATCCAGTCTGAGATCGTTAATTTTAGCTTTTTAAAGCAGATGCCGTTTAAGAAAAATATAACGAGCCAAATTTTAGGCGCTAGCGAGTTTGGCTTTTTGCTAACTCACATAAAAAAGCAGCTTGAAGGTGGCTTTCAAATAGCCATCATCTATCCGTTAGTTGAGAGCAGTGAGAGCTCAAACTATCAAAGCCTAAATGAGGCACAGGGCTTTTGGCTAAAGAATTTCAAAAATGTCTTCGTCACACATGGCAAGGATAAAGAGAAAGAGGAAAATTTAAGGCGGTTCAGAGAAGAGGGTGAAATTTTGCTCTCAACCACCGTTGTTGAGGTCGGAATTTCGCTGCCAAGGCTAAATACGATAGTGATCGTAGGGGCTGAGCGGCTAGGGCTTGCCACGCTTCATCAGCTGCGCGGTAGAGTGGGGCGAAATGGCGGCGATGGATACTGCTTTTTATTTACCAAGCTAAAAGAGGCGCCAGCTAGGTTAAAAGAATTTTGCGCGACAAATGACGGCTTTAAAGTAGCCGAGCTTGATCTTAAAAATCGCCAAAGCGGCGACATACTAAACGGCTTTTTTCAGCACGGAGCGACCTTTAACTTTTATGACTACGAGGACGATATTACGCAGGCTGCAAAGGCTAGAGTGGCGACACTTGCTAAAAATAATACCTAG
- a CDS encoding ABC transporter ATP-binding protein — protein sequence MLEVKNLNFSYPNGAGKLENVNLKIGAGEILTILGRNGAGKSTTLGLISGSLKPVSGEIFLDGKNVESLSNKDRAKIMAYVAQSEITEYDYTGLEFITMGRAAHLGIFARPSKEDEEIAKIYTKKLEIEYLEERFITQMSGGQKQMCMIARAMAAQPKMIIFDEPTSALDFGNQYKFLRTIKWLKELGYSVVLTTHNPDFAVLLGGYVALVKGDGEVGFGTVDEIIRSENLSKLYGLSLNVSYIDEVKRECCLTYPL from the coding sequence ATGCTTGAAGTTAAAAATTTAAACTTTAGCTATCCAAACGGAGCTGGCAAACTAGAAAATGTAAATTTAAAGATAGGTGCAGGTGAAATTTTAACCATACTTGGGCGAAACGGAGCTGGTAAATCAACCACCCTTGGGCTGATAAGCGGATCACTAAAGCCAGTATCTGGAGAAATTTTTCTCGATGGTAAAAACGTAGAGAGTCTAAGTAATAAAGACCGAGCAAAAATAATGGCCTACGTCGCTCAAAGTGAGATCACAGAGTACGACTACACAGGGCTTGAGTTTATTACGATGGGTCGTGCAGCACACCTTGGTATCTTTGCAAGGCCTAGTAAAGAAGATGAAGAGATAGCTAAAATTTATACCAAAAAGCTTGAGATCGAGTATCTTGAAGAGCGTTTTATTACGCAGATGAGTGGCGGTCAAAAGCAGATGTGTATGATCGCACGTGCGATGGCTGCACAGCCAAAGATGATTATATTTGACGAGCCAACGAGCGCGCTTGATTTTGGCAACCAGTACAAATTCCTACGTACCATCAAGTGGCTAAAAGAGCTTGGCTACTCGGTTGTGCTAACCACTCACAACCCTGACTTTGCCGTGCTTCTTGGCGGATATGTAGCACTTGTAAAGGGTGATGGCGAGGTTGGATTTGGCACGGTTGATGAGATCATAAGAAGCGAAAATTTAAGCAAGCTTTATGGGCTAAGTTTAAACGTAAGCTACATTGACGAAGTAAAAAGAGAGTGTTGCTTAACATATCCTCTTTAA
- a CDS encoding SPFH domain-containing protein, with translation MQIEAFGVLVVVLVIFAFLFLKAGIKIVSQADNLLIERLGKFHKVLDGGFHIIIPFVDQIRAIITVKEQLVDITKQQVITKDNVNISVDGIVFLKVFDAKMAVYNVDNYKRAIANLAMTTLRGEIGAMNLDDTLSSRDRLNAALQVALGDAAGNWGVKIMRVEISEISVPLGIEEAMNMQMKAEREKRAIELKALAEKEALIRNAEALKQEKVLQAEAIERMADAKKYEQIAIATAQKEAMDMINDSMSKNANAAEFLLARDRVGAFSELAKNSSKDKILVPYEAAELIGSISVLKNFLAKDKA, from the coding sequence ATGCAAATCGAAGCATTTGGCGTTTTGGTCGTAGTTCTGGTTATCTTTGCGTTCTTGTTTTTAAAGGCTGGTATCAAGATCGTCTCACAAGCTGATAATCTACTCATCGAGCGACTTGGTAAATTCCATAAAGTGCTTGACGGCGGATTTCACATAATTATCCCATTTGTTGATCAAATAAGAGCGATAATCACCGTAAAAGAGCAGCTTGTTGATATCACAAAACAGCAAGTCATCACAAAAGATAACGTAAATATAAGCGTCGATGGTATCGTCTTTCTGAAGGTCTTTGATGCAAAAATGGCGGTTTATAATGTCGATAACTACAAGCGTGCCATTGCAAATTTAGCCATGACTACGCTTCGTGGCGAGATAGGCGCGATGAATCTTGACGATACGCTAAGCTCTCGTGACCGCCTAAATGCTGCACTTCAAGTGGCTCTTGGCGACGCTGCTGGCAACTGGGGCGTAAAGATCATGCGCGTAGAAATTTCTGAAATTTCTGTCCCACTTGGCATCGAAGAGGCGATGAATATGCAGATGAAAGCTGAGCGTGAAAAACGCGCGATCGAGCTAAAAGCCTTGGCTGAAAAAGAGGCGCTAATACGCAATGCCGAAGCGTTAAAACAAGAAAAAGTGCTTCAAGCAGAGGCTATAGAGCGTATGGCTGATGCGAAAAAATACGAGCAAATCGCTATCGCAACGGCTCAAAAAGAGGCCATGGATATGATAAATGATAGCATGAGCAAAAATGCAAATGCAGCAGAATTTTTGCTTGCGCGCGATAGAGTCGGGGCATTTAGCGAGCTAGCTAAAAATAGCTCAAAAGATAAAATTTTAGTCCCTTACGAAGCGGCTGAACTCATCGGCTCGATTAGTGTTTTAAAAAATTTCTTAGCTAAGGATAAGGCGTGA
- a CDS encoding excalibur calcium-binding domain-containing protein — protein sequence MKKVVLILFFALMANAADKFDCSKRYCKEMKSCEEAYHYLRKCGRSGFDRDRDGIPCENVCKERRVEK from the coding sequence ATGAAAAAAGTAGTTTTGATTTTATTTTTTGCATTGATGGCAAACGCGGCGGATAAATTTGATTGTTCTAAACGCTACTGCAAAGAGATGAAAAGTTGCGAAGAAGCATATCACTATCTAAGAAAATGCGGACGCAGTGGATTTGACCGTGATCGTGACGGCATACCATGCGAGAATGTATGCAAAGAGCGTAGAGTAGAAAAATAA